CTGAACATGTTTGACGTGGTCGACTTGGAGAAGTACCTCGCGTATTTCAGTCGTTTGCCCGAGGCGGCTCCGCAGTATGGTGGTCGAATGGTGGCGTTCGGTCGTTTCCGAGACAGCGTAGCCGGTGACATCGCGCCGCGGCAGGTCCTGTTTCTCGTTGAATGGGAGTCCGAAGAGGCGTTCATCAGCTTCCGGGACGATCCAGCCCTGGCCGACTTGCATCCGCTGCGGGAGAGCGGGGCGGCGTCCTATGTCTGGCAGAC
The DNA window shown above is from Streptomyces sp. NBC_01451 and carries:
- a CDS encoding DUF1330 domain-containing protein, with amino-acid sequence MSANSQKKKFYALNMFDVVDLEKYLAYFSRLPEAAPQYGGRMVAFGRFRDSVAGDIAPRQVLFLVEWESEEAFISFRDDPALADLHPLRESGAASYVWQTFDGVDMSDPANVSLDDVLAVLKP